One Aureibacter tunicatorum DNA segment encodes these proteins:
- a CDS encoding bifunctional adenosylcobinamide kinase/adenosylcobinamide-phosphate guanylyltransferase, producing the protein MDRVIFITGGQRSGKSTFAESICKNMTGQKYYLATSRIWDDGFAKRVKSHIEYRGDEWETFEIEKNISSLNQSKGIVLLECVTLWVNNFFYDNDNDIDLTFQQVADEWQSFLKLNHTLVVVSNEIGLGGTPMNTVQRKFTDLLGKVNQMIAKNSDEAYFIASGLPLKLK; encoded by the coding sequence ATGGATCGAGTAATATTTATCACTGGTGGGCAAAGAAGTGGAAAAAGCACTTTTGCGGAATCAATTTGTAAAAATATGACAGGGCAGAAGTATTACTTGGCTACGTCTAGAATTTGGGATGATGGATTTGCTAAGCGGGTTAAGTCTCATATAGAGTATAGAGGTGATGAATGGGAAACATTTGAAATAGAAAAAAATATTTCATCATTGAATCAATCGAAGGGAATAGTATTGCTTGAATGTGTGACGCTTTGGGTGAATAACTTCTTTTATGATAATGACAATGATATTGATTTGACTTTTCAGCAAGTAGCAGACGAGTGGCAAAGCTTTTTAAAATTAAACCATACGCTTGTAGTGGTCTCTAACGAAATTGGCCTGGGCGGAACACCGATGAATACTGTCCAAAGAAAGTTCACTGATTTATTAGGCAAGGTAAACCAAATGATTGCCAAGAATTCAGATGAAGCTTATTTTATAGCATCAGGTTTGCCTTTAAAGCTAAAATAA